The Paraconexibacter algicola genome includes the window TCATGATCCACGGCGACACGTGCACGCGGCGCTGCGGCTTCTGCAACGTGCGGACCGGCAAGCCGACCTGGAACGACCCGCTGGAGCCGGCCCGGGTGGCGCGCTCGATCGCGAAGATGGGCCTGCGCCACGCGGTCATCACGAGCGTCGACCGCGACGACCTGCCGGACTACGGTGCCGGGATCTGGGCGGCGACGATCCGCCAGGTCCGCAAGCAGGCGCCGCGCTGCAAGATCGAGGTGCTGACCCCGGACTTCCGCGGGGCGGACATGCCGCTGGCGCGCGTGATCAACGAGGGTCCGGACGTCTTCAACCACAACGTCGAGGTCGTGCCGCGCCTGTACCCGATCGCGCGTCGCGGGTCGACGTGGGAGCGCTCGACGCGCGTGCTGCGGACCGCGAAGTTCTACGGCGGCGACCGGCTCTCGACGAAGTCCGGCCTGATGGTCGGGTTCGGGGAGACGGTCGACGAGGTCGTCGAGACGCTGAAGCTCCTGCGCGAGGCCGAGGTGCAGATCATCACGGTCGGCCAGTACCTGCGGCCGACCGAGCGGCACCTGCCGGTGATCCGCTACTGGCACCCGGACGAGTTC containing:
- the lipA gene encoding lipoyl synthase, whose translation is MATTPKTTDDRHLSTRSRRNPGGIDVVQFLGSEGVPIRERKPPWFKVPAPGSPRYLELRQQIRDEDLHTVCQEAACPNIGDCWERGTATFMIHGDTCTRRCGFCNVRTGKPTWNDPLEPARVARSIAKMGLRHAVITSVDRDDLPDYGAGIWAATIRQVRKQAPRCKIEVLTPDFRGADMPLARVINEGPDVFNHNVEVVPRLYPIARRGSTWERSTRVLRTAKFYGGDRLSTKSGLMVGFGETVDEVVETLKLLREAEVQIITVGQYLRPTERHLPVIRYWHPDEFKEVEERGMALGFDHVASGPLVRSSYHADLHVQQDEPGVGPVAAASA